The region ATGGCTGCtttctgtaaaatatcaatgggaatatacttcaaatatatttttctcatatgaattcataggggtgccaataattgttgcatacctatatttaacattttttttttccaggataaacctgttctgtttgcaattgtttgatatcgatgagagcagagtatttttcttacttttttttaacaaaacatcaaaaggttaaacaataaagaatttttcacagccttctttgctcatatttaccaagggtgccaatattagtggatggcACTGTATACACGTAAAGTCAAGACAATGTCTGTTTTTATGCATTTagatgagaaaaagaagaaacagcaTTCAGTCGGAATTGAAGTTATGGATGATTATATTCGCACATTGATTTATGGGCACCTGCACCTCAGTGTCTGTGTGACTGCACTTACGGTCCAGAACATAATGAAATATTGTAGGACTGTGGATGCAATGAAAATGCAGTACAGCATGGAGTAGGCCAGGAACAACACAAAGAATTTGTAGTTTGAGAAGCCCACACAGTTATTGACCCTGatcaaaaaaaagagaaaaggcaATGAGAATGATGGaagcagatggatggatgtcttcAGCTACAATTATCCTGAGGTAACCGGTCATCTCAAAAACTCATGTCTTCAAGAatcactgaaaaacacacatatgcacacaaacAACCCCACACAGATGCAACATAACAATAGAGATAAATCAAAGTTACAGACCAGGGGCAATGATGATCCATCTTCAATACACACCTAGATGAAAATTATGAAATACATAATTATAGATTACTAATAGACAGTTTTTCTTAGTCATAATACAAGAAATTACACATATTGAGAAGGAACGCATTGGAATATTTTAATCGATGCTCACTTGTCACATGTAGAGCAATGATGGCATCTGTCCGGTTTGATTACCTGACATCGATTACAGTAACGGATGACTGTAAAAAGCAGCAGGTGGACCAAAAATCTGATTAGCAAGTGAGCACTATTACAATAAAACATATCTACAACTGTATACGCACAACTGTCTTATAAGAGCTTTTTAATGCTGACCTCCAGATCCAGTACATGTGTATATGCTCAAACTTCTGGCAACTTTTTTCAGGATCTCCTGCTGGGCCTCTggtctttcttctttttcatacTCCTCTTTTTCTGCTTTTGGTAAAGAGAACTGAAGCAGAATAAAGGAGACACAGCAGCATTGTGAGTCTGTGTTTATAAGTAACGGAAAGTGCTCTATATCTTCAAAATACAGGTTTCTTTAATGAAGAAGAAATAAGAGGGGTGTCAAAATGCCATACCGCTTTTGAAGGGTTGCTGGGTTTAGAAATTATGGTCTTCCAGTATGACCACATGAACAATACAAAGCATATATGAAAGACTACCAGATAGAtaactgcaaaacaaaacaatataggATTTTTTTGTTCACCAGATAACCTTAAATGTCCAGTTTTCACAAGATGTTACAGAATATCTTTATAGCAGATCTAAAATTATTCAGCCAAAGGTTGGCAACAGACAACCGACACAAGATGCAGTCCTGCTTTATTAGTAAAAATTACATAGGgcatataattatatacactcaccatccactttattaggaacacttagATGCAATAatctaatcagccagtcatgtgctttagttaatgttcacatcaaacatcagaatgaagaaagtgtatgatctctgtgactttcaTCATGGCATGGATGTTACCAGaatggctggtttgagtatttaataaactgctgatctcctggggaTTTCACAGTCTCTAGAGCAGTGGAAACCtgttcctgaagactttagctctaaccataatcatgcccacctgaccatctaaacATTGCCTTAAAACATCTtcatcaactaaaacaggtgtgctaggttttggttggagatgacacccgcaggaaggtagatctcaaggaagagggttggtgactactgctctagagtttacacagaatggtgcagaaaacaatgaacagttctgtgggtggaaatgtcCTCATTGATGAGAGGGCAGAAGAAAAttgccagattggtttgagctgccagaaaggatatacagtgcatccggaaagtattcacagcgcttcactttttccacattttgttatgttacagccttattccaaaatggatttaattcaatattttcctcaaaattctacaaacaataccccacaatgacaacgtgaaagacgtttgtttgaaatctttgcaaatttattaaaaataaaaaacaaaaaaagcacatgtacataagtattcacagcctttgctcaatactttgttgaagcacctttggcaccaattacagcctcaagtctttttgagtatgatgctacaagcttggcacacctatttttgggcagtttctcccattcttctttgaaGGGCCTCTCAAGcgccatcaggttggatggggagcgttggtgcacagccattttcagatctctccagagatgttcaatcgggttcgagtctgggctctggctgggccactcaaggacattcacagagttgtcctgtagccagtcctttgttatcttggctgtgtgcttatggtcattgtcctgttggaagatgaacctttgccccagtctgaggtccagagcactctggagcaggttttcatcaaggatgtctctgtacattgctgcattcatctttccctcgatcctgactagtctcccagttcctgccactgaaaaacaaccccacagcatgatgctgccaccaccatgcttcactgaagggatggtattggccaggtgatgaatggcacttgccattcaggccaaagagttcaatctttgtttcatcagaccagagaattctgtttctcatggtctgagagtccttcaggtgccttttggcaaactccaggccggctgtcatgtgccttttactgaggagtggcttccgtctggccagtctaccatacaggcctgattggttgagtgctgcagagatggttgttcttctggaaggttctcctctctccacagagacacgctggagctctgtcagagtgaccatcgggtttttggtcacctccctgactaaggcccttctcccccgatcgctcagtttggccaggcagccagctctaggaagagtcctggtggttccaaacttcttccatttacggatgctcgaggccactgtgctcattgggaccttcaatgctgcagaaatgtttctgtacccttccccagatctgtgcctcgatacaatcctgtctcagaggtctacagacaattccttggacttcaagGCTTGGTTTGtgttctgacatgcattgttaactgtgggaccttatatagacaggtgtgcctttccaaatcatgtgcaatcaactgaatttaccacaggtggactccaatcaagttttagaaacatctcaaggatgatcagtggaaacaggatgcacctgagctcagttttgagtgtcatggcaaaggctgtgaatacttatatacatgtgctttttttgttttttatttttaataaatttgcaaagatttcaaacaaacttctttcacgttgtcattgtggggtattgtttgtagaattttgaggaaaatactgattttaatccattttggaataaggctgtaacataacaaaatgtggaaaaagtgaagcgctgtgaatactttccggatacaCTGTAGTAACTCAATCATTCAACTGTGGTGATAGGAAAGCATCGCAGCATGCACAAAACTTCTAACCTTGTTGGTGGACAggctataacagcagaagaccacattgggttccactcctgtcagccaagaacaggagtctgaggctatcatgggcacatgCTCATCAAAACTGGTAACTTAAagattagagaaaaaaaagaaaagaaaagcacctGGTTTCAACAGTCAAccgtccagttttggtgagtctgtacccatgatagcctcagatttctcTTCTTGGCTTActggagtggaacccaatgtggtcttctactgctgtagcccatccacctcaaagtcgatgttttgtgcatgccgagatgcttttctgctcaccacatttGAAAGAGTGCATATTTGAGTTACTACTGTATATACTTCGCGTcggctcaaaccagtctggtcattctcatCTGATCTCTTtaatcaacaaggtgtttcagcctgcagaccctcaaCTCATAGCCGTTTTTCTCACCATACGGAGTAAACTGTAGCAACTGTTTTGTGTAAAAttcccaggaaatcagcagtttatgaaatactcagacCATCGCTTCTGgtatcacagagatcacactttttcccccattctgatgtttgatgtgaatatgaACTGAAGCTGTTGACCTGTATCTcaacagctgttttttttgcattgtgatgctgccacatgattagctgtttagataactgcatgaacctGCAGGTGTttataataaagtggacggcGAGTATATAACCACAACATATTCAAATACATAAGGTATaagaattttgaaaaataaaagcataactGCTATTAAGGTCCGTTTTAAAGTCTGCAAATAAAGTAAACTTATTCAACTCATATCAGTGAGCTGAATTAAAATATCATGTAACTTACTGTACGCAAGTACCAATTCcaacatatttatattaactaaatataattaaaagaaggaaatgagtaatgtatgtaaacaatgatattcaTCTGTATACTGTTCACATAGATACCATTCATATACGTTCACAGAACACttcattaggaacacttgtacacagtactcattcatgcaattatctaaatcAGCTaattgtgtggcagcagtgcaatgcataaaatcatgcagatacgaaccagcagcttcaggtaatcCTCACATCAGCCACCAGAatcgaggggaaaaaaaataaataaataaataaaaaaatttaaaaaattaaaaaattcatcccagtgattttgaccatggcatgactgttggtagggctgcacgattatggccaaaatgataatcacgattattttgatcaatattgagatcacgattattcattgattttagggacagcatatttttaatgcactttcacatttaaataaacagaccgctgctttcacctccatgttgtgctacattcatgctgatgtacaaatctttgtatcaaattagactggtccttaaattTCATCATCTAGtacaagcaaaatataaataaaattgtacccaaaatataggataagtaaaaataaatatgccatcaaccaaatgaaaatatgcaatcaaatataacaatatgcaaccaaatgaaaacaattcagacctatgcagaaaaggcaataacagtgtttacaggaggacaGACGAAGCCAAAGCACCCAacagagtggtgcagggatgacatcattttgtaccggaacccagaagttagcatcacactggttccctcgacaaaaactcaataggattttcacatagacttttggattattgcaaaaaaataagctctgtgatcaacaaaagtttgcaatactaacacgttttgtccaagataattttcacaaatgaacacgacttttatgaagtttgaagtcTAAATACAATCACAAGAAATAAATagctaaccgtatgctataaactaactacaccacggtcgctcaaCTTCAACGTCACCAAACTTTTccaaacatgatttaaaaacattttccgtAATATGTATTTACCCTGTGGATCATCTACCTTTTTtgggggaattgtgcacagcatacttgaaccagtttatctgcaaatttttttcctgttcagcgtgatgatgtttaatgtccctgacaacgtctgcagtcccatttagcaacatgttagggTCATGATTCTGCCTCGCGCAAAGTGCTGGAGTGCGCTCtgaagggctaaaatgctaactcatttccgggttttggctTTACAAAATTATGTCATCCCTGCGCAACTCTACGGTGATTGGCTCTAAGTTTAGGAAgtgcttgatttgatatgcagtggagttttctatgagcggaggacaaactttaaacatcaatatcACAGCCAATCATGTCCATGTGAtcatgggcagtcaaaatcgtaatcgagatcgattaattgtgcagccctaactgttggtaccagatgggctggtttgagtatttctaacTGGGATTTCATGCGCAAGAGTCTCTAGGAGTAGGGTTGTAACGGTGAGGAAAGTTTTTCCCACCGGTTAATTGACGTGTGACAACACCGGTAATACAGGGATCACCAGGGGGATGCTTTTCACTCTTTTCCTCGTTCacttttaaatcgcttatgaatACCCGTGCGGCTGTGCGCATTTCACTTTCTCTTTAGAATTGGCAGCTGAAATTCGGGGGATTCGGGGGCTGAAATTGCTTGAATAGTGCAGGTTCCCTATTAACattgggtttaaatccaaaataTTGCCAAATAGGCGCTTTGACAAgacgatggcggaagatttggtttcaaagcGAAATGtaagtcagctcgcctcacttgTCACGtcaaaatgaaatctgactcctgctgatctgtgctgcaactctgactcattcggctcatgctgaattgagcagacgttttcagtttttaattgtagtgtcCATTCTCAAACTGAacgaaatgatttttattactataaaaaagcaaaacgacagtgggggcTAATGCCacggtgggcaagtgatgtcaTTGGTGTGTGGCCGAATACCGTGCAACACCGACTATCACAGCAAGGCtactctagagtttactcagtatcgtgcaataaagaaaaaacatcgtatccagtgagtggcagttctgcagacagaaatACCTTGTTGATGCAAGAGGTCAACAAGATGTTTAAcagagaatgaccagactggttcaagctggcAGAATGGCAACATTaactaaataaagtaaataaacacgCTGTagaattgtggtgagcagaaaaggatTTCAGAGGCATTCCAAAGGCAGATGGGCTACTACAGCAGATGAGCATATCAGGTTCCACTTATTTCAGCCATGAACTGAAAGCAgtggctgcagtgggcacaggctgaCCAAAACTGTACAGTTGAATACTGgaaaacatagcctggtctgatgaatttcGATTTCTACTcaagcacacagatggtagggtgaGAATTTGattccaacagcatgaatccatggaccaaACCtcccttgtgtcaacagtccaggctggtggaggtggcgtaatggtgtggggaaagTTTTCTTGTGCACTTTGGGTTGTTAATACAAATCATCAcctgaatgccacagcctatttaaACATTGTTGTTGACCATGTGCATGTGTCCATTCATGGTCACAAATTACCCATTTTccaatggctacttccagcatgataatgcaccatctCACAAAGCAAaatcatctcaaactggtttcataaacatgacaatgagttctcTGTTCTTCTGTGACCTTTTCAGTCACCAGATTTGAATATAATAATAGAACACCTctggagattcacagcatgaaactgcacctgaaaaatctgcaggaactgcATGATGTAATCATGCCAACATGAACCAGAATCTCAAAAGAATTAGAGATTATATAAAGATTTCCAGCATCTTGTGGAAACCATGCCACAAATaactgaggctgttttgagagcaaagggtgGCCCTACCTAGTATAgaattcctaataaagtgttaggagtgagacagacagacacacacaggtgctTGAAAgcttgtgaaccctttagaatgttctatatttctacataaatatgacctaaaacgtaATAAGATTTTCAgtcaagtcctaaaagtagataaagagaaccaccaccatatttcacaggttttataaggttcttatgctggaatgcaatgttttcttttctccaaatatttccctccaaaatatattttattttgctcttaTGTGTCCACTAAATATTGTTCacatagccttctggcttgtccatgtgatctttagcaaactgcagagggtcagccatgttctttttggagagcagtggttttctccttgcaaccctgccatgcacatcactgttgttgttcagtgttcgcctgatggtggactcatgaacgttaacattagccaatgtgagagtggcctttagttgcttagaagttactctggctcctttgtgacctcgcagactacCACACATCTTGTTCTTGGAGTGATCCttgttggtcaaccactcctGGGACGGGCAACAGTGGTcttaaatttcatttatttgtacacaatctgtctgactgtggattggtggactCCAAactttttagagatggttttgtaacctttacCAGCCTGTTGAGCATCAAGAACTCCTTTTCTGAGGTCCTCGGGAATCTCCTTGCCATGAtatacttccacaaacatgtgaagATTACACTTCGACACTTGTACTTGAGAGCTCGCTCACACTTGATTGTCattccattgattgaaaactTCTACctctaatttcactttcaaattaactgctaatcctagaggttcacatacttttgatactcacagatatgtaataaataaatgacaaagtataatatttttgtctcatttgtttaattggtttctctttgtctacttttaggacatttattaaaatctgattatgttttagatcatacttatgcagatatatagaaaacttTCAAGCACGACTGTATATATCCATCCTTTATTACATgtacattaatggctgtataCAGATTTCTGTAGTGGTCTACAAGCACTCCCATTCTTACCTTGCTCTTCAGTGTTAGGGATTGTGTctaggagagagaaaagagagaacaaATTAGAAAGCAATCAATGTAACTGACAATCTTCGTCCACTGAAAGCAAGCAGTCGAGGAGTGTTTCTTTCGAGACTGGTACTGCCATCTGGCATCGAGAAAGCCTCCCTTGTGTGATAGAGTTATTTGAAAACCTTTCTAGCACTGACTAATTATTTCTTATAAAGGCAGGCATACAACATGGTTTCCCATTATTTCTAAGATTGTGTCCATAAATCCTTTGACACAAAAGATATAAAGGTTGAGACAGAGAGTTAGTGATTCTATCTGAACTGCATTtgcattaaataaaagaaagaaaaaaaatcatattaccCTCAATCTTTTTCATTTGTACAAATTCCTGAGATCTTACACATGCAAAAACAGTCAAATTGATGGATCTTGGGTGTATAATTACTTATTAAGtcagtgtgtatgtttatggGTCTAAAGGCCAAAGCATGGCACACGGTCTTGTTAAGACAGCATAAAGAAGGAGGCCAATAATTATAGGCACTGTTTACAGGACAGATACTCTTTACAGGAAGAAAGAGAGTTATGtaaggcgagagagagacacagggtgCGTTCATGTGGTTAATATGGGTTGTAGTGAGTGTTAAAGGACATggttttattaaactttaataaaatatattacaacaAGGAACCGATAAAAGGTACAGAGGTGTGTCTGTCTCATTAGTGACAAATCAAAACGTGTTAGAAGCGCAAGCCTGTTTAAATTTTAACTTGGTCTGAGGATTACTCGTTGCAGAAGTAACCGTGCTAAAGGAAACAATAATAACCAGACCATCCGGCTGGACATTACGAACATAATTCATAATTTTCACAAAGCATTTTAGCCAATTACCTTTATAACTACATTCAGCACACGACTTTTGTTTACTGACTTAAGCTAACTGACTGCATACAAACGggttttacacacaaacacacacaaaactaagATTAAATTACACAGTTGACAAAAACACGAGAAACCCATCTAAACAAATCCACGTGAAAAAGTGTGGCACATATTTTCCGGACTTCGCCCGGATTTTCACTGTATCGGTACCAGGCACTTGCAGTCACACATCCCGCTGCCCTGCGCTACTACAAACTAATCACCAACTTTCACACGAAGAACAGAAACACAACAACCAATTTTTCTGCAACACTCACAGATACAGAGCTCCACCACGTAAGCGTAATATGACCAGCAAACCACCAAGTTGATGAAAATAACAGGTATCCATGCTAAACCCCGCTGACAGCATATCAGTACGTGCAAAGGCGCCATCTTTAAACTGGATATAGAGACCGGCTGTGACGTCACCAGGACAACAATCCCTGCCTAAGAGCCATGTAATTCATCATGAACATACAGTAAGTAcattatacaaaataaatcattataaataacACTTTTCCAACCTTAAACACAAAAacgcaacaaacaaaaaaaacgtataaaaaaagaaatacctTACTCTAATACTCTGGGTCTTTACTCTAATAAagtgggtcaaaatgacctgtAATTGGATTCAAtggttttcttatttattaaaaaaaaaaaaaaagtgtcctattaattaaattattttttttttaaatgatgatacacaaatattttcatttatcaaacatatttatttgttcacTTCCCTAATACATATGCAGTACAAACAATGACAATAATTTTTTCAAATGCAGTTTCACTTTTTCTGAGCGAACTCTGATCAAATACTACTGTAACGCATTTTGTAGTCAACTTTCACTTCTCACATGTCTTGCAGAGCGTAAGAATGATCTTTGCAGACAGGGACAGAACATCTCACACATAAGGTTTGCATCTTTCTGTCCATAACTGTTGAGCAGAGTTTGGATGAATCATTGAATGACTGa is a window of Ictalurus furcatus strain D&B chromosome 16, Billie_1.0, whole genome shotgun sequence DNA encoding:
- the zdhhc20a gene encoding palmitoyltransferase ZDHHC20-A isoform X2, encoding MAPLHVLICCQRGLAWIPVIFINLVVCWSYYAYVVELCIYTIPNTEEQVIYLVVFHICFVLFMWSYWKTIISKPSNPSKAFSLPKAEKEEYEKEERPEAQQEILKKVARSLSIYTCTGSGVIRYCNRCQVIKPDRCHHCSTCDKCVLKMDHHCPWVNNCVGFSNYKFFVLFLAYSMLYCIFIASTVLQYFIMFWTNQLPDTHAKFHVLFLFFLAAMFFISILSLFSYHIWLVAKNRTTIEAFRAPVFRNGADKNGFTLGYCKNFAQVFGDQKKYWCLPIYSSLGDGCTFPARLFNSDAEQGIVDHQTNTKCAVDGQLNSRPLSESQNHLLNRNVSLDEQDYSTTNTDNGLTVTVSTKRES
- the zdhhc20a gene encoding palmitoyltransferase ZDHHC20-A isoform X1, with amino-acid sequence MAPLHVLICCQRGLAWIPVIFINLVVCWSYYAYVVELCIYTIPNTEEQVIYLVVFHICFVLFMWSYWKTIISKPSNPSKAFSLPKAEKEEYEKEERPEAQQEILKKVARSLSIYTCTGSGVIRYCNRCQVIKPDRCHHCSTCDKCVLKMDHHCPWVNNCVGFSNYKFFVLFLAYSMLYCIFIASTVLQYFIMFWTNQLPDTHAKFHVLFLFFLAAMFFISILSLFSYHIWLVAKNRTTIEAFRAPVFRNGADKNGFTLGYCKNFAQVFGDQKKYWCLPIYSRLNVNTTRSSMWHTFLYQRSTSTALKRLTGNAAHVDNLEFLWLPSTICLNMYLNKLNYTQFCQVTANQRLSFPKCTTNYKHSRQLQLPKLHAATSPSLEK